A single window of Malus sylvestris chromosome 5, drMalSylv7.2, whole genome shotgun sequence DNA harbors:
- the LOC126621579 gene encoding uncharacterized protein LOC126621579: MTMSIRGESWRSIHICEYLEISIKQVLSINEKTASAIAEFGHLIASLMDPATGGYIMVQLVTENGVKVLSLNNVLALLLKYYDRLEPLFKICIFIVYKKKKVFDPFGKFRYIEPDVNLDALRMLILGKNGERGVIYMGYPMFALEDSYYLQMVLFEKSKSVASAMKKALDVSVNSLPFASNHL; encoded by the exons ATGACAATGAGTATCCGAGGAGAAAGTTGGAGGTCTATCCATATATGTGAGTATCTTGAGATTTCAATTAAACAAGTCCTCAGTATCAATGAGAAGACGGCATCAGCGATAGCAGAATTTGGACACTTAATTGCATCCTTGATGGATCCTGCTACCGGAGGGTACATAATGG TTCAACTTGTTACGGAAAATGGTGTTAAAGTACTATCCCTAAATAATGTACTTGCTTTGCTTCTGAAATACTATGATAGACTTGAACCACTTTTTAAAATATGTATATTCATCGTatataaaaagaagaaggtgTTCGATCCGTTTGGCAAATTCAGATACATTGAGCCGGATGTCAACTTGGACGCATTAAGGATGTTGATTTT GGGAAAAAATGGAGAGAGAGGAGTGATTTATATGGGATATCCAATGTTTGCGTTGGAGGATAGTTACTACCTCCAGATGGTACTATTTGAGAAATCGAAGTCTGTGGCCTCagcaatgaagaaagcattGGATGTTTCGGTGAACTCTCTTCCATTCGCTTCAAATCACTTGtag
- the LOC126621520 gene encoding uncharacterized protein LOC126621520, with protein sequence MIHRTFRSAPVIGRVQKCVAMFHRAIGGQAEAHAKAKSESVQEQKRGTRNRRIHHKAIEPKIRGDVTKKPESRGEVIRMGRASLVDDPVCGVAQGKKDFEAELAAAKLKYGPCGVCGKEKDHRLADCPYKKHIPNPLEVTVLDGRYGIVCKCCGQPGGHPGRRGWTGRAILKFCSHCIVWGEHWTADCPCVEPDEVEKWRKDIKEVECYCLREEPEKEEFLDLEPYFRAVQRKDEENEYDA encoded by the exons ATGATCCACCGCACTTTCAGATCCGCTCCCGTGATCGGCCGAGTACAGAAATGCGTTGCCATGTTCCACCGTGCAATCGGCGGACAAGCAGAAGCCCACGCGAAAGCCAAGTCAGAATCGGTCCAGGAGCAGAAGAGAGGGACTCGTAATCGTCGTATTC ATCACAAGGCAATAGAACCAAAAATTCGTGGAGATGTAACCAAAAAACCAGAGAGTCGTGGTGAAGTGATTCGTATGGGACGTGCCAGTCTTGTGGATGATCCTGTTTGCGGTGTGGCCCAAG GAAAGAAGGACTTCGAAGCAGAATTAGCAGCAGCAAAACTTAAATATGGTCCTTGTGGAGTTTGCGGAAAGGAGAAAGACCACAGGCTTGCTGATTGCCCTTACAAAAAACATATCCCAAACCCTCTGGAGGTAACTGTTCTTGATGGTAGGTATGGAATAGTTTGTAAGTGTTGTGGTCAACCTGGTGGGCACCCTGGTCGCCGGGGCTGGACTGGACGTGCTATTCTCAAGTTTTGTAGCCATTGTATAGTATGGGGTGAGCACTGGACTGCAGATTGCCCGTGTGTTGAGCCCGATGAAGTTGAGAAATGGAGAAAGGACATTAAAGAGGTTGAATGTTATTGTTTGAGAGAGGAACCCGAGAAAGAAGAATTTCTGGACTTAGAACCATATTTTAGGGCCGTGCAAAGGAAGGATGAGGAAAATGAATATGATGCTTGA